A single Gemmatimonadota bacterium DNA region contains:
- a CDS encoding ion transporter produces MLLLSVASIGILVGLAAVRGDPEITRVLEHADTAVAVVFLVDFVITFLRAPSKRRYFFTWGWLDLLSSIPLTPVLRLGRLGRILRLVRLAQSIKAIRIVSDTFLAHRGQSTVVAALLLTFLVVTTVGYGDRFPVTSEGRLVGGLLMFSGVGLFSTLAGLVASWLVTPPQPPGDGTSENRAST; encoded by the coding sequence ATGTTGTTGCTCTCGGTCGCCTCAATCGGGATCCTGGTGGGGCTCGCCGCCGTGCGGGGGGATCCGGAGATCACGCGGGTCTTGGAGCACGCCGACACGGCGGTCGCCGTCGTGTTCCTCGTTGATTTTGTGATCACCTTCCTTCGCGCCCCGAGCAAACGTCGCTACTTCTTCACCTGGGGATGGCTCGACCTCCTCTCAAGTATCCCCCTCACCCCCGTCCTCAGGCTCGGTCGACTCGGGCGCATCCTTCGACTGGTGCGGTTGGCCCAGAGTATCAAGGCCATCCGTATCGTCTCGGATACGTTTCTGGCTCATCGAGGACAGTCGACGGTCGTGGCGGCGTTGCTCCTGACCTTCTTGGTCGTCACCACCGTCGGGTACGGTGATCGCTTCCCGGTGACCAGCGAAGGCCGATTGGTCGGCGGGCTGCTCATGTTCAGTGGCGTTGGGTTGTTCAGCACGCTGGCCGGCCTCGTCGCGAGCTGGTTGGTGACCCCACCCCAGCCACCCGGAGACGGTACCTCAGAGAACCGGGCGTCGACGTGA
- a CDS encoding 1-acyl-sn-glycerol-3-phosphate acyltransferase, giving the protein MDVGRLRSFPMMAALRYLAAIGGYTIWLGTRILVAALVGVRQVPGGFYDRMQHRYGDKLLKSSRIAVKAEGLDRLLPGQSVVYIVNHVSWVDIWMLLVTLPGTTRFVFKKELSRIPFLGPAINAMGHVPLDRGNRGSAFASYERAAQQIRGGTSTIVFAEGTRSADGRLLAFKKGPFVLAIAAGVPVVPVVCEGSFERLPKGSISPRPGVVTVRIGTPIPTTGLRYDDRDQLADQTRAAMVALGAPE; this is encoded by the coding sequence ATGGACGTTGGCCGGCTACGATCATTTCCGATGATGGCCGCGCTCCGGTACCTGGCTGCGATCGGTGGCTATACGATTTGGCTCGGGACCCGAATCCTGGTCGCCGCGCTCGTCGGGGTCCGTCAGGTACCGGGCGGGTTCTACGACCGGATGCAGCATCGCTACGGCGACAAACTGCTGAAGAGCAGCCGGATTGCGGTCAAGGCGGAGGGACTCGACCGCCTCCTCCCGGGGCAGTCGGTTGTCTACATCGTCAACCACGTCTCCTGGGTGGACATCTGGATGCTCCTCGTCACGTTGCCGGGCACCACCCGGTTCGTGTTCAAGAAGGAGCTTTCCCGGATCCCGTTTCTCGGGCCGGCCATCAACGCGATGGGTCATGTGCCGCTTGACCGGGGCAATCGCGGCTCGGCGTTCGCCTCCTACGAGCGAGCGGCCCAACAGATTCGGGGCGGTACCTCGACCATCGTGTTCGCTGAAGGAACCCGGAGCGCCGACGGTCGGCTACTGGCGTTTAAGAAGGGGCCCTTCGTCCTGGCCATCGCGGCCGGGGTGCCGGTGGTCCCCGTGGTGTGCGAGGGCTCGTTTGAGCGGTTGCCCAAGGGCAGCATCTCGCCTCGGCCGGGCGTGGTCACCGTTCGAATCGGGACGCCAATCCCGACGACCGGCCTCCGGTACGATGACCGCGACCAGTTGGCCGATCAAACCCGCGCCGCGATGGTTGCCCTTGGCGCCCCGGAGTAA
- the thiL gene encoding thiamine-phosphate kinase, producing MTAEWTPLGSGFEFDRIRAIATALGGAGRGLGDDCAFLPGGWCVSLDVSVEGVHFRREWLDPAEIGWRAAMAALSDLAAVGATAEALLVGLAAPGDEPAAVIAAIMGGVGDAARELGASVVGGDLTRARDLSLAVTVLGRADRPVRRRGARPGDGIWVTGSLGGARAAVAEWTAGRQPEAGPRHRFARPQARIAEGRRLAELGATAMLDLSDGLGGDLRHLAAASEVGLAVELDRLPLADEVAAAARQAGQPPEVFAAIGGEDFELLVTLPPGIDAAPLTRIGTVTPGPGVSTTLAGTEWTLAGYDHFR from the coding sequence ATGACGGCCGAGTGGACTCCGCTCGGTTCGGGTTTCGAGTTCGATCGGATTCGGGCCATTGCCACGGCGCTCGGCGGGGCAGGGCGGGGCTTGGGCGATGATTGCGCCTTCCTGCCCGGGGGTTGGTGCGTCAGCCTCGACGTCAGCGTCGAGGGGGTCCACTTCCGGCGCGAATGGCTCGATCCCGCCGAGATCGGCTGGCGGGCGGCCATGGCGGCGTTGTCCGACCTGGCCGCCGTTGGGGCAACAGCCGAGGCGCTGCTGGTCGGCCTCGCGGCCCCGGGTGACGAACCGGCCGCGGTCATCGCGGCCATCATGGGCGGGGTGGGTGACGCGGCCCGTGAACTCGGCGCCTCGGTGGTGGGCGGCGACCTGACCCGGGCCCGGGACCTATCGCTCGCGGTCACGGTGCTCGGCCGGGCCGACCGCCCGGTGCGCCGCCGGGGGGCCCGGCCCGGCGACGGAATCTGGGTCACGGGTTCGTTAGGCGGTGCCCGGGCTGCCGTCGCGGAGTGGACGGCCGGCCGGCAACCCGAGGCCGGGCCGCGCCACCGGTTTGCCCGGCCCCAGGCCCGGATTGCCGAGGGTCGCCGGTTGGCCGAATTGGGCGCGACGGCCATGCTTGATCTTTCGGACGGCTTGGGCGGCGACCTCCGGCATCTGGCCGCCGCCAGTGAAGTTGGCCTGGCGGTGGAACTCGATCGACTGCCGCTGGCTGATGAGGTGGCCGCAGCGGCGCGCCAGGCCGGCCAGCCGCCGGAGGTCTTCGCTGCCATCGGGGGCGAGGACTTCGAACTCCTGGTCACGCTTCCGCCCGGAATCGACGCGGCGCCCCTGACCCGGATTGGGACCGTCACGCCGGGGCCCGGCGTCTCGACGACCTTGGCCGGGACCGAATGGACGTTGGCCGGCTACGATCATTTCCGATGA
- a CDS encoding DoxX family membrane protein yields MTITRALAALFFAAAGLGHFIVPSFYLAMMPPWLPAPLFLVQLSGVAEIAGGVGLLIPRLRRPAGIGLVLLLIAVFPANIQMLQNARAAGTPELALWIRLPFQVLFIGWVLFVSRPAPAAPFQPGAASRP; encoded by the coding sequence ATGACCATCACACGGGCGCTCGCAGCCCTCTTCTTCGCCGCCGCCGGCCTCGGCCACTTCATCGTCCCGTCGTTCTACCTGGCCATGATGCCGCCCTGGCTCCCCGCGCCCCTTTTCCTGGTTCAGTTGAGCGGCGTCGCGGAAATCGCCGGCGGAGTCGGCCTGCTGATTCCTCGGCTCCGGCGCCCGGCCGGGATCGGATTGGTCCTCCTCCTCATCGCGGTATTCCCCGCCAACATCCAGATGCTCCAGAACGCCCGGGCCGCCGGCACGCCCGAGTTGGCCCTCTGGATCAGACTCCCCTTCCAGGTCCTCTTCATCGGCTGGGTCCTCTTCGTGAGCCGGCCCGCACCCGCTGCGCCCTTTCAGCCGGGCGCCGCATCTAGACCCTAA
- a CDS encoding phosphopyruvate hydratase produces MSTIIEVSAREIIDSRGNPTVEAEVVLASGAQGRAAVPSGASTGEHEAVELRDGDPKRYGGKGVLDAVKNVNEILGPRLEGMAAEDQIAVDAEMMEVDGTPNKGKVGANAILAVSLAVARAAAEETGLPLYRYLGGPMARILPVPMMNILNGGAHASNNVDAQEFMVSPIGADNFADGLRMGVEVFHALKKVLTKMGLSTAVGDEGGFAPMLPSNEAALDVVMQAIQSAGYEPGRDLAICLDVAASELFDKETKEYVFKKGDKSRRTAAQMVEMYRQWVDRYPIVSIEDGLAEDDWHGWGLLTEALGDRTQLVGDDLFVTNVDRLGRGIEEGAGNAVLVKVNQIGTLTETLQCIELAKSSSYGVIISHRSGETEDTFIADLAVATGAGQIKTGSASRTDRVAKYNQLLRIAEELGELAHYPGRDLYSL; encoded by the coding sequence ATGTCAACCATCATCGAAGTCAGCGCTCGCGAAATCATCGACAGTCGTGGCAACCCGACCGTCGAAGCCGAGGTCGTTTTGGCCAGCGGGGCCCAGGGGCGGGCGGCCGTGCCGAGCGGTGCCTCGACGGGTGAGCACGAAGCGGTCGAGCTCCGGGACGGGGATCCCAAGCGCTATGGCGGCAAGGGCGTGCTCGATGCCGTCAAGAATGTCAACGAAATTCTCGGGCCGCGCCTCGAGGGCATGGCGGCGGAAGACCAGATTGCGGTCGACGCCGAGATGATGGAGGTGGACGGCACGCCGAACAAGGGCAAGGTCGGCGCCAACGCGATCCTCGCGGTGTCGCTGGCGGTGGCGCGGGCGGCGGCCGAAGAGACCGGCCTTCCGCTTTATCGCTACCTGGGCGGACCGATGGCCCGGATTCTCCCGGTGCCGATGATGAACATCTTGAATGGCGGGGCGCACGCCAGCAACAACGTCGACGCCCAAGAATTCATGGTGTCGCCGATCGGGGCGGATAACTTCGCGGACGGGCTTCGGATGGGCGTCGAGGTGTTCCACGCCTTGAAGAAAGTGCTGACCAAAATGGGCCTCTCGACCGCGGTCGGCGACGAGGGGGGCTTTGCCCCGATGCTCCCGTCCAACGAGGCCGCCCTGGATGTGGTGATGCAGGCGATCCAGAGTGCCGGCTATGAACCCGGCCGGGACCTCGCGATCTGCCTCGACGTGGCGGCGTCGGAGTTGTTCGACAAGGAAACGAAAGAATACGTGTTCAAGAAGGGCGACAAGAGCCGTCGGACCGCCGCCCAGATGGTTGAGATGTATCGGCAATGGGTCGATCGCTATCCGATCGTGTCGATCGAGGACGGGCTGGCCGAGGACGATTGGCACGGCTGGGGTCTGTTGACGGAGGCGCTCGGCGATCGGACCCAACTGGTGGGCGACGACTTGTTCGTGACCAACGTCGACCGGCTGGGGCGGGGAATCGAGGAAGGCGCCGGGAACGCGGTGCTGGTCAAGGTCAACCAGATCGGGACCCTGACCGAAACCTTGCAGTGCATCGAGTTGGCCAAGAGCAGCTCGTATGGAGTCATCATTTCGCACCGCTCGGGCGAAACCGAGGACACCTTCATTGCCGATTTGGCCGTGGCCACCGGTGCCGGCCAGATCAAGACCGGGAGCGCGAGCCGGACTGATCGGGTCGCCAAGTACAATCAGCTGCTCCGGATTGCCGAAGAGCTGGGCGAGTTGGCCCACTATCCGGGCCGGGACCTCTACTCTCTGTGA
- a CDS encoding YHYH protein: MIWRTVIQMTSALVALGCGSTDVESVPDTASTAAGLQAAKWGSNVTISFENGSVRYRSNGIPNHARQAEYAVPNGGGRVPNAMTAIAAPDPTVAQNYDFRIPTTPRKAARPTSTSLGTIGVMISGAALFNPYEGDGVTVATASNFTVKNAAGQDVAFLDACNGHPTPMGSYHYHALPPCVTAVVDGAGGPSHLIGIAFDGYPIYGDRDLTGRQLTAGDLDQCSGITSPTPEFPEGIYHYVLLNAANATSSIRCFSGEVTMSVAPMPGMHP, encoded by the coding sequence ATGATCTGGCGAACTGTGATCCAAATGACATCGGCCCTGGTGGCCCTGGGGTGCGGCTCGACCGACGTCGAGTCCGTACCGGACACCGCCTCCACGGCCGCCGGCCTTCAGGCGGCCAAGTGGGGATCCAACGTCACGATCTCATTCGAGAACGGGTCGGTGCGCTACCGGTCCAACGGGATTCCCAATCACGCCCGGCAGGCCGAGTACGCGGTGCCGAACGGCGGGGGCCGGGTACCAAACGCCATGACGGCCATTGCCGCCCCGGACCCGACCGTGGCGCAGAACTATGATTTCCGGATTCCGACGACGCCGCGGAAGGCCGCCCGCCCGACCTCCACCAGTCTCGGTACCATCGGGGTGATGATCTCGGGTGCGGCGCTTTTCAACCCCTACGAGGGCGACGGCGTGACCGTCGCGACCGCCTCGAACTTCACGGTCAAGAACGCGGCAGGGCAGGACGTGGCGTTTCTCGATGCCTGTAACGGCCACCCGACGCCGATGGGGTCGTATCACTACCACGCGCTGCCGCCCTGTGTGACCGCGGTCGTCGACGGGGCGGGTGGCCCCTCCCATTTGATCGGGATCGCCTTCGACGGCTATCCGATCTACGGCGACCGGGACCTGACCGGCCGGCAGCTGACCGCCGGCGATCTCGACCAGTGCAGCGGAATCACCAGCCCGACGCCTGAGTTTCCCGAGGGGATTTACCACTATGTCCTGCTGAACGCCGCGAACGCCACGTCCTCGATTCGGTGCTTTTCCGGTGAGGTGACGATGAGCGTGGCGCCGATGCCGGGGATGCACCCCTGA